A part of Sparus aurata chromosome 19, fSpaAur1.1, whole genome shotgun sequence genomic DNA contains:
- the rpl21 gene encoding large ribosomal subunit protein eL21 has protein sequence MTNTRGKRRGTRYMFSRQFRKHGPIPLSTYMRIYRKGDIVDIKGTGTVQKGMPHKCYHGKTGRVYNVTQHAVGIIVNKQVKGKILAKRINVRIEHVKHSKSRDSFLQRVKANEAKKMEAKQKGSWVELKRQPAPPRDAHFVSTKKNVPQLLEPIPYEFMA, from the exons ATGACGAACACCAGAGGCAAGAGGAGGGGGACGAGGTACATGTTTAGCAGGCAGTTCCGCAAACATG GTCCAATTCCTCTGTCCACATACATGCGCATCTACAGGAAGGGCGACATTGTTGACATCAAG GGCACGGGTACCGTTCAAAAAGGAATGCCTCACAAGTGCTACCATGGCAAGACAGGACGTGTCTACAATGTAACCCAACATGCTGTCGGCATCATTGTCAACAAGCAGGTCAA GGGCAAGATCCTGGCCAAGAGGATTAATGTGCGCATTGAGCATGTGAAGCACTCAAAGAGCAGGGACAGTTTCCTGCAGCGCGTCAAGGCAAACGAGGCCAAGAAGATGGAGGCCAAGCAGAAGGGCAGCTGGGTGGAACTTAAGCGCCAG CCTGCTCCTCCCCGTGATGCTCACTTCGTCAGCACCAAGAAGAACGTGCCACAGCTGCTTGAGCCCATCCCCTACGAGTTCATGGCATAA
- the usp12a gene encoding ubiquitin carboxyl-terminal hydrolase 12A, whose product MEILMTVSKFASFCTMGANASALEKEIGSEQFPVNEHYFGLVNFGNTCYCNSVLQALYFCRPFREKILAYRSQPRRKENLLTCLADLFHSIANQKRKVGVIPPKKFITRLRKENELFDNYMQQDAHEFLNYLLNTIADLLQEERKQDKTNGRLANGTLDSQNNNSNATPAPTWVHEIFQGTLTNETRCLTCETISSKDEDFLDLSVDVEQNTSITHCLRGFSNTETLCSEYKYYCEECRSKQEAHKRMRVKKLPMILALHLKRFKYMEQLQRYTKLSYRVVFPLELRLFNTSGDATNPERLYDLVAVVVHCGSGPNRGHYIAIVKSHDFWLLFDDDIVEKIDAQAIEEFYGLTSEISKNSESGYILFYQSRD is encoded by the exons ATGGAAATCCTAATGACAGTCTCCAAATTTGCCTCTTTTTGTACCATG GGCGCCAATGCCTCTGCACTGGAGAAAGAGATTGGATCCGAGCAGTTTCCGGTCAATGAGCACTACTTTGGCCTGGTCAAT TTCGGGAACACCTGCTACTGCAACTCGGTGCTGCAGGCTCTATACTTCTGCCGACCGTTTCGGGAGAAGATCTTGGCGTACCGCAGTCAGCCTCGGCGGAAGGAGAACCTGCTCACCTGCCTCGCAGACCTGTTCCACAGTATCGCCAACCAGAAGAGGAAAGTGGGCGTCATACCACCCAAGAAGTTCATCACAAGGCTACGCAAGGAGAATG AGCTGTTTGACAACTACATGCAGCAGGATGCCCACGAGTTCCTGAACTACCTGCTCAACACCATCGCAGATCTGcttcaggaggagaggaagcaggatAAGACCAATGGCCGCCTTGCCAACGGCACATTGGACTCCCAGAACAACAATAGCAACGCCACACCTGCTCCCACCTGGGTCCATGAGATCTTCCAAGGCACTCTGACCAATGAGACACGCTGCCTCACCTGTGAAACG ATAAGCAGCAAAGATGAGGACTTTCTGGACCTTTCTGTGGATGTAGAACAGAATACCTCCATCACACACTGCCTCAG AGGTTTCAGTAACACAGAGACTCTGTGCAgtgagtacaaatactactgtgAAGAATGTAGAAGCAAGCAGGAGGCACACAAGAG GATGCGTGTAAAGAAACTGCCAATGATCTTGGCTTTGCACCTGAAGCGCTTTAAGTACatggagcagctgcagcgctACACCAAGCTGTCTTATCGCGTCGTCTTCCCCCTGGAACTCCGCCTCTTCAACACCTCCGGGGATGCCACCAATCCTGAGAGGCTGTACGACCTGGTCGCCGTGGTGGTGCATTGTGGGAG TGGTCCAAACAGGGGTCACTACATCGCCATCGTGAAAAGCCACGACTTCTGGTTACTGTTTGATGATGATATTGTAGAG AAAATCGATGCACAGGCCATAGAGGAATTCTACGGCCTCACTTCTGAAATCTCCAAGAACTCTGAGTCGGGCTACATCCTCTTTTACCAGTCTAGAGACTAA
- the gpr12 gene encoding G-protein coupled receptor 12, producing MSEEPAVTPSWLTPDATAWASGGGGPMDNSTSLGTFPPDSLSPSQLPLLVNPWDIVLCSSGTLIACENALVVLVIWQNPALRAPMFLLIGSLALADLLAGLGLVLHFTCAYLVRSDAAQLLTVGLVVASFSASVFSLLAITIDRYLSLYYALTYNSERTAAFTYTMLVLLWGLSLCLGLLPVTGVNCLAEEATCSVVRPLTKNNIAVLSVSFLLLFGLMLQLYVQICKIVMRHAHQIALQHHFLAATPHYVTTRKGVSTLAIILGTFAACWMPFTVYSLIADYTYPPLYTYATLVPATYNSVINPVIYAFRNQEIQKALWLVCCGCVPASVAQRARTPSDV from the coding sequence ATGAGTGAAGAGCCAGCGGTGACCCCCAGCTGGCTGACCCCTGACGCCACAGCATGGGCCAGCGGAGGCGGGGGGCCGATGGACAACAGCACCAGCCTGGGGACATTTCCACCGGACTCTCTCTCGCCCAGCCAGCTACCGCTGCTCGTCAACCCCTGGGACATTGTGCTGTGCTCATCGGGGACTCTGATAGCCTGTGAGAACGCcctggtggtgctggtgatCTGGCAGAACCCAGCTCTGCGAGCTCCCATGTTCCTGCTGATCGGCAGCCTGGCGCTGGCTGACCTTCTAGCCGGCCTGGGCCTGGTGCTTCATTTCACCTGTGCCTACTTGGTTCGTTCAGACGCGGCACAGTTGCTGACCGTGGGCCTGGTGGTGGCCTCCTTCTCGGCCTCGGTCTTCAGCCTGCTGGCCATCACTATCGACCGCTACCTGTCGTTGTACTATGCCCTCACCTACAACTCAGAGCGGACGGCGGCCTTCACCTACACCatgctggtgctgctgtgggGCCTCTCCCTGTGTCTGGGCCTGCTGCCGGTCACAGGGGTCAACTGCCTGGCAGAGGAGGCCACTTGCAGCGTGGTGCGGCCGCTCACCAAGAACAACATCGCCGTCCTATCCGtgtccttcctgctgctcttcGGCCTCATGCTGCAACTCTACGTCCAGATCTGCAAGATCGTGATGCGCCACGCTCACCAGATCGCCCTCCAGCACCACTTCCTGGCTGCCACGCCCCACTACGTCACAACGCGGAAGGGCGTGTCCACGCTGGCCATCATCCTGGGCACCTTCGCTGCCTGCTGGATGCCATTCACCGTCTACTCCCTCATCGCCGACTACACCTACCCTCCACTCTACACCTACGCCACCCTGGTGCCTGCCACCTACAACTCCGTCATCAATCCGGTCATCTACGCCTTCAGGAACCAGGAGATCCAGAAGGCGCTGTGGCTGGTGTGCTGCGGCTGCGTGCCGGCCAGCGTGGCCCAGCGTGCACGGACCCCTAGCGACGTCTGA
- the wasf3b gene encoding wiskott-Aldrich syndrome protein family member 3b produces MPLVKRNIEPRHLCRGELPEGIGSELECVMNNTLSAIIRQLSSLSKHAEDIFGELFKEANTFYLRASSLQDRIDRLAVKVTQLDSTVEEVSLQDINMRKAFKSSTTQDQQVVSKSSVPIPVREMYNLSDKPPPLNILSTYRDDHKEALKFYTDPSYFFDLWKEKMLQDTEDKRKEKRKQKEQRRCVDGTLQREVKKVRKARNRRQEWNMMALDKELRPDHRHTIHRDRGASSEGSMSPENRGHGADQLHYPNSMNHAGHAHTYSGPPPSILAAQMAAGHGPRGAGEHEGRGRAMMAYQGGTLGRVHHHQVPLPPPPSEAMNGGSMSLPPMDYSMDGYANTGPPPPPPAPLIPSAQTAFASPPGGPMSPGPMAGAGGYAPPPPPVSGAYAAPPPPGPPPPPLPAGASHITTHKMSSATAEAAVVNDARSDLLAAIRMGIQLKKVQEQQEQQAKREPVGNDVATILSRRIAVEYSDSEDDSELEENDWSD; encoded by the exons ATGCCGCTGGTGAAGAGGAACATCGAGCCCCGTCACCTCTGCCGAGGGGAGCTCCCCGAGGGCATCGGCAGCGAGCTGGAGTGTGTGATGAACAACACGCTCTCTGCCATCATCCGTCAGCTCAGCAGCCTGA GTAAACATGCGGAGGACATATTTGGTGAGCTTTTCAAAGAGGCCAACACCTTCTATCTGCGCGCCAGCTCCCTTCAGGACCGCATTGACCGGCTGGCCGTCAAGGTCACGCAGCTGGACTCCACCGTCGAAGAAG TTTCGCTACAAGACATCAACATGAGGAAAGCCTTCAAGAGCTCCACCACTCAGGACCAGCAGGTGGTGTCCAAGAGCAGCGTGCCCATTCCTGTCCGAGAGATGTACAACCTGAGCGACAAGCCTCCGCCACTCAACATCCTCTCCACCTACAG GGATGATCACAAGGAAGCACTTAAGTTCTACACCGACCCCTCCTACTTCTTTGACCTGTGGAAGGAGAAAATGCTGCAGGACACAGAGGataagaggaaagagaagaggaagcagAAG GAGCAGAGGCGTTGTGTGGATGGGACGCTACAGAGGGAGGTGAAGAAGGTCCGAAAGGCGAGGAACCGTCGGCAGGAGTGGAACATGATGGCTCTGGACAAAGAGCTAAGGCCGGACCATCGACACACCATACACCGAGACAGAGGGGCTTCCTCTGAGGGCTCGATGTCACCAGAGAACAG GGGACACGGTGCTGATCAGCTCCACTACCCCAACTCCATGAACCATGCTGGCCACGCCCACACCTACTCTGGCCCGCCGCCCAGTATCCTGGCTGCCCAGATGGCCGCAGGGCACGGGCCCCGGGGCGCAGGTGAACACGAGGGTAGAGGAAGAGCTATGATGGCCTATCAAGGTGGGACACTGGGCCGCGTTCACCACCACCAGGTCccgctgcctcctccaccttctgaGGCTATGAACGGTGGCTCCATGTCTCTTCCACCAATGGATTACAG TATGGATGGCTATGCCAACACCGgtccccctcccccacctccagCCCCTCTCATCCCTTCTGCCCAGACTGCCTTTGCCTCACCTCCAGGAGGTCCGATGTCTCCCGGGCCAATGGCCGGTGCCGGTGGCTACGCTCCGCCTCCGCCACCTGTATCTGGAGCCTATGCAGCTCCACCTCCCCCTggtcctccacctcctccccttccAGCTGGTGCCTCCCACATCACAACCCACAAGATGTCCTCTGCAACTGCTGAGGCCGCAGTGGTCAACGATGCCCGCAGTGATCTGTTGGCTGCTATACGTATGG GCATTCAGCTGAAGAAggtgcaggagcagcaggagcagcaggccAAGAGGGAGCCGGTCGGAAACGACGTGGCCACCATACTGTCGCGACGCATCGCAGTGGAATACTCCGACTCCGAGGACGACTCCGAGTTGGAGGAGAACGATTGGTCGGATTAA